A genomic window from Aurantimicrobium photophilum includes:
- the gndA gene encoding NADP-dependent phosphogluconate dehydrogenase yields MGSNLARNLASREGNTVAVYNRSYARTEQLITEHPEAGFIASETIDDFVASLAKPRTAIIMVQAGAGTDAVISQLAERFEPGDIIVDGGNALFTDTLRREAAISPTGIHFVGAGISGGEEGALKGPSIMPGGSAESYKTLGPILSSIAAVAEGEPCVTHVGTDGAGHFVKMIHNGIEYADMQLIAEAYDLLRNIGGFSPAEIADIFTEWNKGELESYLIEITAEVLKQVDAKTGKPLVDVILDEAGSKGTGVWTVQTSLNLGVPVSGIAEAVFARSLSSQRAQRDAANNLPADTVDYNVADKAAFVEDVRRALYASKIVAYAQGFDAIRAGAKEYNWNIDLGAVSKIWRGGCIIRAQFLNRIAEAYGKDANLLSLLLDGYFTDAVAKSLGAWRRIVAGASLAGYPIPAFASSLSYYDGLRAERLPASVVQGQRDFFGAHTYKRIDMPGTFHTLWSGDRTEIEAEPSTH; encoded by the coding sequence ATGGGTTCAAACTTGGCACGCAACCTCGCCAGCCGCGAAGGCAACACCGTTGCCGTCTACAACCGCTCCTACGCCCGCACCGAGCAGCTCATAACCGAGCACCCCGAAGCAGGTTTCATCGCTTCTGAGACCATCGATGACTTCGTTGCGTCGCTGGCTAAGCCTCGCACCGCCATCATCATGGTTCAGGCCGGGGCAGGTACTGACGCCGTGATCAGCCAGCTCGCTGAGCGTTTCGAGCCAGGTGACATCATTGTTGACGGTGGAAACGCACTCTTCACTGACACACTTCGCCGCGAGGCAGCTATCTCCCCCACCGGCATTCACTTTGTTGGTGCTGGTATTTCCGGTGGTGAAGAGGGTGCGCTCAAGGGCCCCAGCATCATGCCTGGTGGTTCTGCTGAGTCCTACAAGACCCTCGGCCCCATTCTTTCTTCCATCGCAGCTGTCGCTGAGGGAGAGCCTTGTGTCACCCACGTGGGCACCGACGGTGCTGGTCACTTCGTGAAGATGATTCACAACGGTATTGAATATGCAGACATGCAGCTCATTGCAGAGGCTTATGACCTGCTGCGCAACATCGGTGGCTTCTCTCCTGCCGAGATCGCAGACATCTTCACCGAATGGAACAAGGGCGAGCTCGAGTCCTACCTCATCGAAATCACCGCTGAGGTTCTCAAGCAGGTTGACGCCAAGACTGGCAAGCCACTGGTTGACGTCATCCTTGACGAGGCTGGCTCGAAGGGCACCGGCGTCTGGACTGTTCAGACCTCTCTTAACTTGGGCGTTCCTGTCTCCGGTATTGCTGAGGCCGTATTCGCTCGTTCGCTGTCTTCTCAGCGCGCACAGCGCGACGCTGCCAATAACCTTCCTGCAGACACCGTGGACTACAACGTTGCAGACAAGGCAGCATTCGTTGAAGACGTGCGCCGCGCACTCTATGCATCGAAGATTGTTGCTTACGCACAGGGCTTCGACGCGATTCGCGCCGGTGCGAAGGAATACAACTGGAACATTGACTTGGGCGCTGTGTCCAAGATCTGGCGCGGTGGTTGCATCATTCGTGCACAGTTCCTCAACCGCATTGCTGAGGCCTACGGCAAGGACGCAAACCTGCTGTCCCTCCTGCTTGATGGCTACTTCACCGACGCTGTTGCCAAGTCACTGGGCGCATGGCGTCGAATCGTGGCTGGCGCATCACTGGCTGGATACCCCATCCCCGCTTTCGCTTCCTCGCTGTCCTACTACGACGGTCTGCGTGCCGAGCGTCTTCCTGCTTCTGTTGTTCAGGGTCAGCGTGACTTCTTCGGTGCTCACACCTACAAGCGCATCGACATGCCTGGCACCTTCCACACCCTGTGGTCTGGTGACCGCACCGAAATTGAAGCTGAGCCCAGCACCCACTAA
- the pth gene encoding aminoacyl-tRNA hydrolase — MSTTWLVVGLGNPGPDYAGHRHNVGQMAVSQLASDIGATFKSHKANALVAEGWVRPGGPKLVIAKPNTFMNLSGGPVANLLKFYGVEPANLIVLHDELDIDFDVIRLKSNGGHGGHNGLRDIIAAIGANEFNRVRIGIGRPPGRQDAADFVLSNFNSSEREILPHVLAHATDAVETIAEEGILAAQQRFNSPA, encoded by the coding sequence TTGAGCACAACCTGGCTTGTAGTCGGGCTCGGTAACCCCGGGCCCGACTACGCCGGTCATCGCCACAACGTGGGCCAGATGGCTGTGTCGCAGTTAGCCAGCGACATCGGTGCAACGTTTAAGTCACACAAAGCAAATGCATTGGTTGCAGAAGGTTGGGTGCGCCCCGGAGGCCCCAAGCTCGTCATTGCCAAGCCCAATACTTTTATGAACCTCTCGGGTGGCCCAGTAGCTAACCTGCTGAAGTTCTATGGCGTTGAACCCGCCAACTTGATCGTTCTGCACGACGAGCTCGACATCGACTTCGATGTGATCCGACTCAAGAGCAACGGTGGCCACGGTGGTCACAACGGACTGCGCGACATCATCGCTGCCATCGGCGCCAATGAATTCAATCGTGTGCGCATCGGCATTGGACGTCCTCCCGGACGTCAGGATGCCGCTGACTTTGTGCTGTCGAACTTCAACTCGTCCGAACGAGAGATTTTGCCTCACGTCTTGGCTCACGCCACTGATGCAGTGGAAACCATCGCAGAAGAGGGCATCCTTGCCGCTCAACAGCGTTTCAATTCCCCTGCCTAA
- a CDS encoding type II toxin-antitoxin system VapC family toxin: MTQLPLFDTSALLAFIYEEPGADHVEQHLSDGGMISAVNWSELGQKILHQNLGWANISQQLKAVGLIVQPVTEEDAEVAALLWEAGDGLSIADRLCLSMGQRLGVPIITADKAWAKFPGVTVIR, from the coding sequence GTGACCCAGCTGCCGCTGTTTGACACATCTGCACTGCTTGCATTTATCTATGAAGAGCCTGGTGCAGACCACGTTGAACAACATCTTTCAGATGGCGGAATGATCAGTGCAGTTAATTGGTCAGAACTTGGTCAAAAAATCCTGCACCAGAACCTGGGTTGGGCAAACATCAGCCAACAGCTCAAGGCTGTGGGACTTATCGTTCAACCCGTAACCGAAGAAGATGCCGAAGTTGCTGCGCTTCTGTGGGAAGCAGGAGATGGCTTATCAATCGCAGATCGCTTGTGCTTGAGCATGGGTCAACGGCTGGGAGTTCCCATCATCACTGCAGATAAAGCTTGGGCAAAGTTCCCAGGTGTAACTGTTATTCGTTGA
- the glmU gene encoding bifunctional UDP-N-acetylglucosamine diphosphorylase/glucosamine-1-phosphate N-acetyltransferase GlmU — translation MTDAQLAIVVLAAGQGTRMKSSTPKLLHKLGGVSVVSHVLATARELNAAHVVSVVRHERDRLVEVIEVDLPESIIVDQDEVPGTGRAVELAIAALPAGFAGDVLVVNGDVPLLDAETLQGLINQHRDAQAAATVLSTILDDATGYGRVIRSADGNLEKLVEHKDANQDELAIKEINAGIYVFSAPELRAQLSNLTLDNAQGEKYITDVIGLLRQAGATVAAVEILDSWKVEGINDRAQLSRAAGLLNGLIVRGWQLAGVTITDPASTWIDIQVQLAPDVEIKPGTQLLGATVVETGAVIGPDTTLLDTEVGEGAVIKRTDATLSVIGAGASVGPFSYLRPGTYLEASGKIGTFVETKNARIGKGSKVPHLSYVGDATIGEESNIGAGTIFANYDGVTKSHTTVGSHVRTGSHNTFVAPISIGDGAYSGAGAVIRKDVPAGALAINVAPQRNMDGWVQANRPGTAAAKAADEAK, via the coding sequence GTGACCGACGCACAACTAGCCATCGTGGTTCTTGCAGCTGGTCAAGGTACTCGCATGAAGAGCTCCACTCCCAAGCTTCTCCACAAGCTCGGTGGAGTTTCTGTCGTCTCCCACGTTCTCGCAACAGCTCGCGAACTGAACGCTGCACACGTCGTCTCCGTCGTTCGTCACGAACGTGATCGCTTGGTGGAGGTCATTGAAGTTGACCTGCCCGAGAGCATCATTGTGGACCAGGACGAGGTTCCCGGCACTGGCCGTGCTGTTGAGCTTGCTATTGCAGCTCTCCCTGCAGGCTTCGCTGGTGACGTGCTTGTGGTCAACGGTGACGTTCCTTTGCTTGATGCTGAGACTCTGCAGGGTTTGATCAACCAGCACCGCGATGCGCAGGCAGCAGCGACCGTGCTCTCCACAATCCTCGATGATGCCACCGGTTACGGTCGCGTGATTCGTTCTGCTGATGGCAATCTGGAGAAACTCGTTGAGCACAAGGACGCCAACCAGGATGAACTGGCCATCAAGGAAATCAACGCCGGTATTTATGTCTTCTCAGCTCCTGAGCTTCGTGCGCAGTTGAGCAACCTCACTCTCGACAACGCTCAGGGCGAGAAATACATTACCGATGTGATTGGTCTGCTTCGCCAGGCTGGGGCAACTGTTGCTGCCGTTGAAATCTTGGACTCCTGGAAGGTCGAAGGAATCAACGACCGTGCACAGCTTTCTCGTGCTGCAGGTCTGCTCAACGGTTTGATTGTGCGCGGCTGGCAGCTTGCCGGTGTGACCATCACCGATCCTGCTTCAACGTGGATAGATATCCAGGTTCAACTCGCTCCTGACGTGGAGATCAAGCCAGGAACGCAGCTCCTCGGTGCAACAGTGGTGGAGACAGGCGCTGTGATTGGCCCAGACACCACCCTGCTCGACACCGAAGTAGGCGAAGGTGCTGTGATCAAGCGCACCGATGCGACCCTATCGGTCATCGGTGCTGGCGCTTCGGTTGGCCCTTTTTCTTACCTGCGCCCTGGTACCTACCTCGAGGCTTCCGGCAAGATCGGCACTTTCGTTGAGACGAAAAATGCACGCATTGGCAAGGGCAGCAAGGTTCCTCACCTTTCCTACGTGGGAGATGCCACCATCGGAGAAGAAAGCAACATTGGTGCGGGCACCATCTTCGCTAACTACGACGGCGTGACCAAGAGCCACACCACCGTGGGTTCTCACGTGAGAACTGGCTCTCACAACACGTTCGTTGCGCCAATTAGTATTGGCGATGGAGCATATAGTGGCGCCGGTGCAGTCATCCGTAAGGATGTCCCAGCTGGTGCTCTCGCCATTAATGTTGCTCCCCAGCGCAATATGGATGGCTGGGTTCAAGCCAACCGTCCCGGCACCGCAGCAGCTAAGGCTGCTGACGAGGCCAAGTAA
- a CDS encoding type II toxin-antitoxin system VapC family toxin, with protein MGYLFDTNILIHLDRHGDLELAERVQSVMSDSGVSSIAVMEMYYGVARSTHIEPNLIKTKSLLSIFPIFEFTAADAFETGMLRAELRRAGTPIGPFEVCIAGQARARKLTLITANVREFERVPGLRVENWLS; from the coding sequence GTGGGTTACCTCTTTGATACGAACATCCTTATTCATCTTGACCGTCACGGTGATCTTGAACTTGCTGAGCGTGTTCAATCTGTGATGTCAGATTCGGGTGTTTCTTCCATCGCAGTGATGGAGATGTATTACGGAGTGGCCCGATCAACTCACATTGAACCAAATTTGATCAAGACGAAATCTTTGTTGAGCATTTTCCCTATCTTCGAATTTACTGCAGCAGACGCGTTTGAAACTGGAATGCTTCGCGCCGAATTACGACGTGCAGGGACGCCTATTGGCCCATTTGAGGTGTGCATAGCAGGCCAAGCTCGAGCCCGAAAACTCACTCTAATTACTGCAAATGTTCGTGAATTTGAACGCGTTCCCGGACTTCGCGTAGAGAACTGGTTGAGCTAG
- a CDS encoding carbohydrate kinase family protein, which produces MSDRIVVIGEALIDLIQQADGSYQAKPGGAPANVSIALARLGANVSFAGRMSNDKFGQKLHDWLSPEKIDLSLVERTSDPTSLAVASLDDQGKASYSFYLKGTADWGWTLGAFVHLEVEPPAALVIGSVATAIEPGASVIENLAGHLHSTENSTVIIDLNIRPGLGFERENETVRVERQIKLAHIVKASDDDLAWLYPDRSPVDTARLWASAGHHVIMTRGADGATLFTPTGDTVSVKAPVIELVDTVGAGDSFLGATLYGLQQRGALGGNAEELLARVTLDEWIDLLTLAAEVGAITCSRAGCNPPTLAELGL; this is translated from the coding sequence ATGAGTGATCGCATTGTGGTCATCGGTGAGGCACTGATTGACCTCATCCAGCAAGCAGATGGCAGCTACCAGGCAAAGCCTGGTGGTGCTCCTGCCAATGTGTCTATTGCCCTGGCTCGCTTAGGCGCCAACGTCAGCTTCGCTGGCCGTATGAGCAACGACAAGTTCGGCCAGAAGCTCCACGACTGGCTTTCTCCAGAGAAGATTGACCTCTCCTTAGTTGAGCGCACCAGTGACCCCACGTCACTGGCAGTGGCATCACTGGATGACCAGGGCAAAGCCAGTTACAGCTTCTATCTCAAAGGAACTGCCGACTGGGGCTGGACCCTAGGTGCTTTTGTTCACCTCGAGGTGGAGCCCCCTGCAGCACTTGTGATTGGTTCTGTGGCAACTGCGATCGAACCCGGCGCTTCGGTGATAGAAAACCTCGCTGGTCACTTGCACTCCACCGAGAACTCCACTGTCATCATTGACCTCAATATCCGTCCAGGCCTCGGCTTTGAGCGCGAGAACGAGACCGTTCGCGTGGAGCGTCAGATCAAGCTCGCCCACATCGTGAAGGCATCTGATGATGACCTGGCCTGGCTCTACCCCGACCGCTCCCCTGTTGACACCGCACGCCTGTGGGCTAGCGCAGGTCACCACGTGATCATGACTCGTGGTGCTGATGGTGCAACGCTATTCACCCCCACCGGTGACACCGTCAGCGTGAAGGCCCCCGTGATTGAACTCGTCGACACCGTTGGTGCTGGTGACTCTTTCCTCGGCGCAACTCTCTATGGCCTGCAGCAGCGTGGTGCACTCGGCGGTAACGCTGAAGAACTCCTTGCCAGGGTCACCTTGGATGAGTGGATTGACCTGCTCACTCTTGCAGCTGAGGTTGGCGCCATCACCTGTTCACGTGCTGGGTGTAACCCACCCACGCTCGCCGAACTAGGCTTGTAA
- a CDS encoding MarR family winged helix-turn-helix transcriptional regulator, with amino-acid sequence MAPQNDEVDRIVQSWKRERPDLDFSPLQVLSRVGRLAKMLDRARKDAFHKSKLESWEFDVLAALRREGSPYQLSPKALLQQTLVSSGTMTNRIDRLVDSGLVVRREDPNDGRGVLVEMTAAGLTRVDAAITRLVDAEALLLASLSRSEQTRLAESLRRLSIDVDTQDSAE; translated from the coding sequence ATGGCACCTCAGAATGACGAAGTCGACCGCATTGTGCAGTCGTGGAAGCGCGAGCGCCCCGATCTCGACTTTTCTCCCCTGCAGGTCCTCTCTCGTGTAGGCCGTCTCGCCAAGATGCTGGACCGCGCCCGCAAGGACGCTTTCCACAAATCCAAGCTGGAATCTTGGGAATTTGACGTTCTCGCTGCACTGCGCCGAGAAGGCTCTCCCTATCAGCTGAGCCCTAAGGCGCTCTTGCAACAGACCCTGGTATCAAGTGGAACCATGACAAACCGCATCGACCGTCTGGTCGACAGCGGTTTGGTGGTTCGCCGCGAAGACCCCAATGACGGCCGTGGCGTTCTGGTTGAGATGACCGCCGCCGGGCTCACCCGCGTTGACGCAGCTATTACTCGTTTGGTTGATGCAGAGGCTCTACTCCTGGCATCCCTGTCACGCAGTGAGCAGACCCGCTTGGCAGAGTCCCTACGTCGCCTCAGCATCGACGTGGACACACAAGACTCTGCGGAGTAA
- a CDS encoding 50S ribosomal protein L25/general stress protein Ctc, with product MAEVDNKVPAEVRTQFGKGFARRLRVAGQIPAVVYGHGAEVVHVAVPARQVTLLLRKKNAILDLQIDGKSTLALVKDVQKDPVRQIIEHIDLVVVTKGEKVVVNVPLHIVGTQQAGAVLELDAKAVPLLAEATHIPEFIEINIDGKAPGFKVTFADLDLPADATIDGESTRLVVHVHAASAKDSAESGEELAAELADEAAHAEHKAEIHAEQHEAEKAEALADAELSGAAAAAEAAE from the coding sequence ATGGCTGAAGTTGATAACAAGGTACCCGCAGAGGTACGTACCCAGTTCGGTAAGGGCTTTGCTCGCCGTCTCCGTGTTGCAGGTCAGATCCCTGCTGTTGTTTACGGTCACGGTGCAGAGGTTGTACACGTTGCAGTTCCTGCTCGTCAGGTAACTCTTCTTCTTCGTAAGAAGAACGCAATCCTCGACCTCCAGATCGATGGCAAGAGCACTCTTGCTCTCGTGAAGGATGTTCAGAAGGACCCCGTACGTCAGATCATCGAGCACATTGACCTCGTTGTTGTAACCAAGGGTGAGAAGGTCGTTGTTAACGTTCCTCTTCACATCGTGGGAACTCAGCAGGCTGGTGCAGTTCTCGAGCTTGACGCTAAGGCTGTTCCTCTCCTCGCAGAAGCAACTCACATCCCAGAGTTCATCGAGATCAACATCGATGGCAAGGCTCCTGGCTTCAAGGTGACCTTCGCAGACCTCGACCTTCCTGCAGACGCAACCATCGATGGTGAGTCCACTCGCCTCGTTGTTCACGTTCACGCAGCATCGGCTAAGGATTCTGCAGAGTCAGGCGAAGAGCTGGCAGCTGAGCTCGCTGACGAAGCAGCACACGCTGAGCACAAGGCAGAAATCCACGCTGAGCAGCACGAAGCAGAGAAGGCAGAAGCACTCGCTGACGCTGAGCTCTCCGGTGCAGCTGCTGCAGCTGAGGCTGCTGAGTAA
- the vapB gene encoding type II toxin-antitoxin system VapB family antitoxin, with product MTSSKIFYNNTTQAVRLPKDVAFPLEVTEVDIFIQGETRVIAPKGQSLVAWMQTGPHFTSDFMVDRDQPPMPEDEEGIFE from the coding sequence ATGACTTCAAGCAAAATCTTCTACAACAACACAACCCAAGCGGTGCGGTTACCCAAGGACGTCGCGTTTCCTTTAGAAGTAACCGAGGTAGACATTTTCATTCAGGGTGAAACCCGAGTTATTGCCCCTAAGGGGCAAAGTCTCGTTGCCTGGATGCAAACCGGTCCACATTTCACTTCGGACTTCATGGTTGACAGGGATCAGCCCCCCATGCCTGAAGACGAAGAAGGGATATTCGAATAG
- a CDS encoding ribose-phosphate diphosphokinase encodes MSELSVPTKKKLVIVSGRAHPQLATDVAAELKTHVSGTDLRTFANGEIYARYDDSVRGADVFVVQSHTAPINEWVMETLIMIDALKRASAKRITVVAPFYPYARQDKKGRGREPISARLMADLFKTAGADRIMSVDLHAAQIQGFFDGPVDHLFAMPVLLEHFRAQLDPATLTVVSPDMGRVRVADIWSEKLGAPLAIIHKRRDPKVHNQVTVHEIVGEVSGRVCLLVDDMIDTGRTIVKAAEALVANGAIGVVVAATHAVFSDPACEILQSEFISAVVVTDTLPVPEDKRFEKLTILPIAPLLASAIHEVFEEGSVTSMFDGAA; translated from the coding sequence GTGTCCGAACTATCAGTGCCGACAAAGAAGAAGCTCGTAATTGTGAGTGGACGTGCTCACCCTCAGCTGGCGACGGACGTTGCTGCAGAGCTGAAGACTCATGTCTCCGGTACTGATCTGCGCACCTTCGCCAACGGTGAAATCTATGCCCGTTATGACGACAGCGTTCGTGGCGCGGATGTCTTCGTAGTCCAGTCACACACTGCGCCCATCAACGAATGGGTGATGGAAACCTTGATCATGATTGATGCACTCAAGCGTGCATCGGCCAAGCGCATTACCGTAGTGGCTCCCTTTTACCCCTACGCACGTCAAGACAAGAAGGGTCGTGGACGCGAGCCCATCTCTGCTCGTCTGATGGCTGACCTGTTCAAGACTGCTGGTGCTGACCGCATCATGAGCGTTGATCTTCACGCAGCTCAGATCCAGGGCTTCTTCGACGGTCCTGTTGACCACCTCTTCGCGATGCCTGTTCTGCTGGAGCACTTCCGTGCACAGCTAGACCCCGCAACTTTGACCGTGGTGTCACCAGATATGGGCCGCGTTCGCGTTGCGGACATCTGGAGTGAGAAGCTCGGTGCACCTCTGGCCATCATTCACAAACGTCGTGACCCTAAGGTTCACAACCAGGTCACCGTCCACGAAATCGTGGGTGAAGTTTCGGGCCGCGTCTGCCTCCTCGTTGACGACATGATCGACACTGGTCGCACCATCGTGAAGGCTGCGGAAGCACTTGTTGCCAACGGCGCTATCGGTGTTGTCGTTGCTGCAACCCACGCAGTCTTCTCAGATCCTGCATGCGAGATTCTGCAGTCTGAGTTCATCAGTGCTGTTGTTGTCACTGACACCCTTCCCGTCCCAGAAGACAAGCGCTTCGAGAAGCTCACTATTCTTCCCATTGCGCCGCTCCTGGCTAGCGCTATTCACGAAGTATTCGAAGAGGGTTCTGTCACCTCGATGTTCGATGGTGCTGCCTAA
- a CDS encoding AbrB/MazE/SpoVT family DNA-binding domain-containing protein, with product MSDTYKVQVGDKGRVVIPSEIRARHNWEPGTELILVESEDGVRITTQKEGLAKLRGILKGSGYSVDQFITEKRAEAKLEDESLGL from the coding sequence ATGAGTGACACTTACAAAGTCCAAGTGGGAGATAAAGGCCGTGTAGTTATCCCCTCAGAAATCCGTGCCCGCCACAATTGGGAGCCCGGTACCGAACTCATCTTGGTTGAGTCTGAAGACGGCGTGAGAATCACCACCCAAAAAGAAGGTTTGGCAAAGCTCCGAGGAATCCTCAAAGGCTCCGGCTACTCAGTAGATCAGTTCATTACCGAAAAACGCGCAGAGGCCAAACTCGAAGATGAAAGCCTGGGACTGTGA
- a CDS encoding ABC-F family ATP-binding cassette domain-containing protein, giving the protein MAHLLGGENLQLEFPTRVIFDGITVGLNDGDRIGVVGRNGDGKSTLMKILAGRLEPDSGRVTRRGGITLGMLDQSDEVDGNLTVGEAIVGGIEEHVWAGDPKVRDVLTGLVTDIPWDAKVGDLSGGQRRRVALAALLTGDWDVIFLDEPTNHLDVEGISWLAGHLKKRWPNGQGGLLVVTHDRWFLDEVSTDTWEVHDRILEPFEGGYAAYVLQRVERDRMAAVSEAKRQNLMKKELAWLRRGAPARTAKPKFRIEAANALIADEPPVRDAIQLSSMAMQRLGKDVVDLEGVSVSYGEKHVLRDVTWRIAPGERTGILGVNGAGKSTLLGLVSGHVEPSSGRVKRGKTVKIATLTQQLDELTAVQDMRVSAVVAEKRTTYSVGGKEMTPGQLLERLGFTSAQLSTPVKDLSGGQKRRLQLLLILLDEPNVLILDEPTNDLDTDMLVAMEDLLDTWPGTLLVISHDRYLLERITDNQYAVLEGHFTHLPNGVDQYLALRAKQMAAPSVSVTAQATATMNKPVPKLAGAELRNAEKEFGSIERKIAKQQADVAEIHAKMAAHDQNDYVGLGEYAAQISKCEGTIADLEMRWLELSDLLGH; this is encoded by the coding sequence ATGGCTCACTTGCTCGGTGGAGAGAACCTCCAGCTCGAATTCCCCACGCGCGTCATCTTTGACGGCATCACGGTGGGACTCAACGACGGTGACCGTATTGGTGTCGTTGGTCGCAACGGTGACGGTAAGTCCACGTTGATGAAGATTCTTGCCGGACGCCTCGAGCCAGACTCTGGCCGCGTCACCCGCCGCGGTGGCATCACCCTCGGCATGCTCGACCAGTCTGATGAAGTTGATGGCAACCTCACTGTGGGCGAGGCTATTGTCGGCGGTATTGAAGAACACGTCTGGGCAGGTGATCCCAAGGTTCGCGATGTTCTCACAGGGCTTGTCACCGATATTCCGTGGGATGCCAAGGTCGGCGACCTCTCTGGTGGTCAACGTCGCCGTGTTGCTCTCGCTGCCCTGCTCACCGGTGACTGGGATGTCATCTTCTTGGATGAGCCCACCAACCACCTTGACGTGGAAGGTATTTCTTGGCTTGCCGGTCACCTCAAGAAGCGCTGGCCCAATGGCCAAGGTGGTCTCTTGGTCGTAACCCACGACCGTTGGTTCCTCGATGAGGTTTCCACCGACACCTGGGAAGTCCACGACCGCATCTTGGAGCCATTCGAGGGCGGCTATGCCGCCTATGTACTTCAGCGCGTGGAACGTGACCGCATGGCTGCGGTCAGCGAGGCTAAGCGTCAGAACCTCATGAAGAAAGAGCTGGCGTGGTTGCGCCGTGGAGCTCCTGCTCGAACTGCAAAGCCTAAGTTCCGCATCGAAGCCGCGAACGCGCTCATCGCAGATGAGCCGCCAGTTCGCGATGCCATTCAACTTTCCTCGATGGCTATGCAACGTTTGGGTAAAGACGTTGTGGATCTTGAGGGTGTCTCGGTTAGCTATGGCGAGAAGCACGTCCTGCGCGATGTGACCTGGCGTATTGCGCCTGGTGAGCGCACAGGAATTCTTGGTGTGAACGGTGCTGGAAAGTCGACCCTGCTTGGACTTGTCTCTGGCCACGTGGAACCCAGTTCTGGTCGCGTGAAGCGCGGCAAGACCGTCAAGATCGCGACCCTGACTCAGCAACTCGATGAACTCACCGCCGTGCAGGACATGCGTGTGAGTGCTGTTGTTGCCGAGAAGCGCACCACCTACTCCGTTGGCGGCAAAGAGATGACTCCTGGCCAGCTCTTGGAGCGCCTGGGCTTCACCTCAGCGCAATTGTCGACTCCGGTGAAGGACCTCTCCGGTGGTCAGAAGCGTCGCTTGCAGCTGCTGTTGATTCTGCTCGACGAGCCCAACGTGCTGATCTTGGATGAGCCCACCAACGACCTCGACACCGACATGTTGGTCGCCATGGAAGACCTCCTCGACACCTGGCCAGGAACCCTGCTCGTCATCTCGCACGACCGTTACCTGCTTGAGCGCATCACAGATAACCAATACGCCGTGCTCGAAGGCCACTTCACCCACCTGCCCAACGGCGTTGACCAATACTTGGCACTGCGTGCCAAGCAGATGGCTGCACCGAGTGTCTCGGTCACTGCCCAGGCCACGGCAACGATGAATAAGCCCGTGCCCAAGCTGGCTGGTGCTGAGCTGCGCAACGCGGAGAAGGAATTCGGTTCCATCGAGCGCAAGATTGCCAAGCAGCAGGCAGATGTTGCTGAGATTCACGCCAAGATGGCCGCTCACGACCAGAACGACTATGTCGGCCTGGGAGAATACGCCGCACAGATAAGTAAGTGCGAAGGCACGATTGCTGATCTGGAGATGCGCTGGTTAGAACTCAGCGATCTGCTCGGACACTAG
- a CDS encoding type II toxin-antitoxin system HicA family toxin, with the protein MRAREVNSRIESLGGQFLRQKGSHRLYRITREGVSVMAVVPQHGGDIPIGTLRAIERSLEEVLGKGWLR; encoded by the coding sequence ATGCGAGCACGAGAAGTTAACTCCCGAATTGAATCACTGGGAGGACAATTTCTCAGACAAAAGGGATCCCATCGTTTGTATCGGATTACTCGAGAAGGTGTCAGTGTGATGGCTGTAGTTCCGCAACATGGTGGAGATATCCCCATTGGAACATTGCGTGCCATTGAACGCAGTTTGGAAGAAGTGTTAGGGAAGGGGTGGCTGCGATGA